One stretch of Halobaculum marinum DNA includes these proteins:
- the lysW gene encoding lysine biosynthesis protein LysW, whose protein sequence is MTESECVECGGTVALHDDLEVGEIVDCETCGAELEVVDVSPPVLDRAPELEEDWGE, encoded by the coding sequence ATGACCGAATCCGAATGCGTCGAGTGCGGTGGCACGGTCGCCCTGCACGACGACCTGGAGGTCGGAGAGATCGTCGACTGTGAAACGTGCGGTGCCGAGTTGGAAGTCGTCGACGTCTCCCCGCCGGTCCTCGATCGGGCACCCGAGCTCGAAGAGGACTGGGGGGAGTGA